A single Vigna radiata var. radiata cultivar VC1973A chromosome 8, Vradiata_ver6, whole genome shotgun sequence DNA region contains:
- the LOC106769630 gene encoding uncharacterized protein LOC106769630 isoform X4, translating to MAKISVATALRTLFTVVGLLMLATLLYTLFTDGLPFRKELLTPWMRATLIDFYINVVALGIWVAYKESNLIRSILWIILLVCLGSIATSAYIVVQFLKLSSQESSQDPMYYVLLRHPNKNGTAPQRKHSSVMTLRILFSILGVVMLGTLVYTLVTDGSPFRMELFTPWLIATLVDFYINVVALAVWVAYKESSWISAVFWIILLICFGSITTCFYIAWQLFQISAQDPAYLVLVQHGDRSENKYKGISGETT from the exons ATGGCGAAAATTTCAGTGGCAACCGCTTTGAGAACTCTATTCACTGTTGTGGGACTTCTCATGCTTGCTACCCTTCTTTACACTCTCTTCACCGATGGTCTTCCGTTTCGTAAAGAACTTCTCACACC GTGGATGCGAGCAACTTTGATTGATTTCTATATCAACGTTGTAGCTTTGGGT ATCTGGGTTGCTTACAAGGAATCAAACTTGATTAGGTCAATTCTGTGGATTATTTTGCTTGTTTGCCTTGGAAG CATTGCTACATCTGCCTATATTGTCGTGCAATTTTTGAAGCTGTCATCTCAAGAATCTTCACAGGATCCTATGTATTATGTTCTGTTGCGGCATCCGAATAA GAATGGCACAGCACCACAAAGAAAGCATTCTTCGGTCATGACCCTAAGAATACTTTTCAGCATTTTGGGGGTTGTCATGCTTGGAACTTTGGTGTACACTCTTGTCACTGATGGTTCACCTTTCCGAATGGAGCTTTTTACTCC GTGGTTGATAGCAACACTAGTTGACTTCTACATCAATGTTGTGGCTCTAGCA GTCTGGGTTGCCTACAAAGAATCTAGTTGGATTTCTGCAGTCTTCTGGATAATTCTATTAATATGTTTTGGCAG CATTACTACTTGCTTCTACATCGCATGGCAGCTGTTTCAGATATCTGCTCAAGATCCTGCTTACCTTGTTTTAGTGCAACACGGGGACAG gtcagaaaacaaatataaggGGATTTCTGGTGAGACAACATAG
- the LOC106769630 gene encoding uncharacterized protein LOC106769630 isoform X1, with translation MAKISVATALRTLFTVVGLLMLATLLYTLFTDGLPFRKELLTPWMRATLIDFYINVVALGIWVAYKESNLIRSILWIILLVCLGSIATSAYIVVQFLKLSSQESSQDPMYYVLLRHPNKNGTAPQRKHSSVMTLRILFSILGVVMLGTLVYTLVTDGSPFRMELFTPWLIATLVDFYINVVALAVWVAYKESSWISAVFWIILLICFGSITTCFYIAWQLFQISAQDPAYLVLVQHGDSLLRSVNIIIGQKTNIRGFLVRQHSNGVHEPKACKTLMWKLKKVWDNP, from the exons ATGGCGAAAATTTCAGTGGCAACCGCTTTGAGAACTCTATTCACTGTTGTGGGACTTCTCATGCTTGCTACCCTTCTTTACACTCTCTTCACCGATGGTCTTCCGTTTCGTAAAGAACTTCTCACACC GTGGATGCGAGCAACTTTGATTGATTTCTATATCAACGTTGTAGCTTTGGGT ATCTGGGTTGCTTACAAGGAATCAAACTTGATTAGGTCAATTCTGTGGATTATTTTGCTTGTTTGCCTTGGAAG CATTGCTACATCTGCCTATATTGTCGTGCAATTTTTGAAGCTGTCATCTCAAGAATCTTCACAGGATCCTATGTATTATGTTCTGTTGCGGCATCCGAATAA GAATGGCACAGCACCACAAAGAAAGCATTCTTCGGTCATGACCCTAAGAATACTTTTCAGCATTTTGGGGGTTGTCATGCTTGGAACTTTGGTGTACACTCTTGTCACTGATGGTTCACCTTTCCGAATGGAGCTTTTTACTCC GTGGTTGATAGCAACACTAGTTGACTTCTACATCAATGTTGTGGCTCTAGCA GTCTGGGTTGCCTACAAAGAATCTAGTTGGATTTCTGCAGTCTTCTGGATAATTCTATTAATATGTTTTGGCAG CATTACTACTTGCTTCTACATCGCATGGCAGCTGTTTCAGATATCTGCTCAAGATCCTGCTTACCTTGTTTTAGTGCAACACGGGGACAG TTTACTCAGAAgtgttaatattataataggtcagaaaacaaatataaggGGATTTCTGGTGAGACAACATAGCAATGGTGTTCATGAACCAAAGGCATGTAAGACTCTCATGTG GAAATTAAAAAAGGTATGGGATAATCCCTGA
- the LOC106769630 gene encoding uncharacterized protein LOC106769630 isoform X5, with translation MAKISVATALRTLFTVVGLLMLATLLYTLFTDGLPFRKELLTPWMRATLIDFYINVVALGIWVAYKESNLIRSILWIILLVCLGSIATSAYIVVQFLKLSSQESSQDPMYYVLLRHPNKNGTAPQRKHSSVMTLRILFSILGVVMLGTLVYTLVTDGSPFRMELFTPWLIATLVDFYINVVALAVWVAYKESSWISAVFWIILLICFGSITTCFYIAWQLFQISAQDPAYLVLVQHGDRKQI, from the exons ATGGCGAAAATTTCAGTGGCAACCGCTTTGAGAACTCTATTCACTGTTGTGGGACTTCTCATGCTTGCTACCCTTCTTTACACTCTCTTCACCGATGGTCTTCCGTTTCGTAAAGAACTTCTCACACC GTGGATGCGAGCAACTTTGATTGATTTCTATATCAACGTTGTAGCTTTGGGT ATCTGGGTTGCTTACAAGGAATCAAACTTGATTAGGTCAATTCTGTGGATTATTTTGCTTGTTTGCCTTGGAAG CATTGCTACATCTGCCTATATTGTCGTGCAATTTTTGAAGCTGTCATCTCAAGAATCTTCACAGGATCCTATGTATTATGTTCTGTTGCGGCATCCGAATAA GAATGGCACAGCACCACAAAGAAAGCATTCTTCGGTCATGACCCTAAGAATACTTTTCAGCATTTTGGGGGTTGTCATGCTTGGAACTTTGGTGTACACTCTTGTCACTGATGGTTCACCTTTCCGAATGGAGCTTTTTACTCC GTGGTTGATAGCAACACTAGTTGACTTCTACATCAATGTTGTGGCTCTAGCA GTCTGGGTTGCCTACAAAGAATCTAGTTGGATTTCTGCAGTCTTCTGGATAATTCTATTAATATGTTTTGGCAG CATTACTACTTGCTTCTACATCGCATGGCAGCTGTTTCAGATATCTGCTCAAGATCCTGCTTACCTTGTTTTAGTGCAACACGGGGACAG aaaacaaatataa
- the LOC106771125 gene encoding magnesium transporter MRS2-2 isoform X2, whose protein sequence is MARDGSVVPADPQAVVKKKTQSSRSWIMFDATGKGSLLDADKYAIMHRVQIHARDLRILDPLLSYPSTILGREKAIVLNLEHIKAIITAEEVLLRDPTDENVIPVVEELQRRLPQSSAGLQQQDGKEYLGGQNDTEAAEDDAPFEFRALEVALEAICSFLAARTTELEMAAYPALDELTSKISSRNLDRVRKLKSAMTRLTARVQKVRDELEQLLDDDDDMADLYLSRKAGSLSPVSGTGASNWFASSPTLGSRISRASRASLATVRLDENDVEELEMLLEAYFSEIDHTMNKLTTLREYIDDTEDYINIQLDSHRNQLIQLELFLSSGTVCLSFYSLVTAIFGMNIPYTWNDNHDYMFKWVVIVSGVLSAVMFVIITAYARNKGLVGS, encoded by the exons ATGGCGCGGGATGGGAGCGTCGTCCCTGCGGATCCGCAGGCGGTTGTAAAGAAGAAGACACAGTCGTCGAGAAGTTGGATTATGTTTGATGCTACAGGAAAGGGTTCATTGCTCGACGCAGACAAATATGCAATCATGCATCGGGTTCAGATTCATGCGCGTGATCTCAGAATCCTTGATCCCCTGCTTTCTTACCCTTCCACCATTCTCGGTCGTGAGAAGGCAATTGTTCTTAACTTGGAG CATATCAAGGCAATTATCACAGCTGAGGAG GTATTGTTGAGAGATCCAACAGATGAAAATGTGATCCCTGTTGTCGAGGAACTGCAAAGGCGGTTGCCTCAATCAAGTGCCGGTCTTCAACAGCAAGATGGAAAAGAGTACCTTGGTGGCCAAAATGATACTGAAGCAGCTGAAGATGATG CACCCTTTGAATTCCGGGCCCTGGAAGTTGCTTTAGAAGCCATTTGCAGTTTTCTTGCTGCACGTACTACAGAATTGGAGATGGCTGCTTATCCTGCACTAGATGAACTTACCTCCAAg ATTAGTAGTCGTAATTTGGACAGAGTTCGTAAACTGAAGAGTGCAATGACAAGGCTGACGGCTAGAGTACAAAAG GTCAGAGATGAGCTGGAACAATTgctggatgatgatgatgatatggcTGACCTATACCTGTCAAGAAAAGCTGGTTCATTATCACCAGTCAGTGGAACTGGTGCTTCAAATTGGTTTGCTTCCTCCCCCACCTTAGGATCAAGGATATCTAGGGCAAGTAGAGCAAGTCTAGCAACAGTCCGTTTAGATGAAAATGATGTGGAAGAGCTTGAAATGTTACTAGAG GCTTATTTTAGTGAAATTGATCATACGATGAACAAATTAACCACA cTGAGAGAGTACATTGATGATACTGAAGATTATATTAATATTCAA CTTGACAGCCATCGTAATCAGCTCATTCAG TTAGAACTCTTTCTTAGCTCTGGAACTGTTTGCCTATCTTTCTACTCTTTGGTGACTGCTATATTTGGCATGAATATCCCATACACTTGGAACGACAACCATGATTACATGTTCAAATGG GTAGTTATTGTCTCGGGAGTACTTTCTGCTGTGATGTTTGTCATAATTACAGCCTATGCTCGCAATAAGGGATTAGTTGGATCGTGA
- the LOC106771125 gene encoding magnesium transporter MRS2-2 isoform X1 — protein sequence MARDGSVVPADPQAVVKKKTQSSRSWIMFDATGKGSLLDADKYAIMHRVQIHARDLRILDPLLSYPSTILGREKAIVLNLEHIKAIITAEEVLLRDPTDENVIPVVEELQRRLPQSSAGLQQQDGKEYLGGQNDTEAAEDDESPFEFRALEVALEAICSFLAARTTELEMAAYPALDELTSKISSRNLDRVRKLKSAMTRLTARVQKVRDELEQLLDDDDDMADLYLSRKAGSLSPVSGTGASNWFASSPTLGSRISRASRASLATVRLDENDVEELEMLLEAYFSEIDHTMNKLTTLREYIDDTEDYINIQLDSHRNQLIQLELFLSSGTVCLSFYSLVTAIFGMNIPYTWNDNHDYMFKWVVIVSGVLSAVMFVIITAYARNKGLVGS from the exons ATGGCGCGGGATGGGAGCGTCGTCCCTGCGGATCCGCAGGCGGTTGTAAAGAAGAAGACACAGTCGTCGAGAAGTTGGATTATGTTTGATGCTACAGGAAAGGGTTCATTGCTCGACGCAGACAAATATGCAATCATGCATCGGGTTCAGATTCATGCGCGTGATCTCAGAATCCTTGATCCCCTGCTTTCTTACCCTTCCACCATTCTCGGTCGTGAGAAGGCAATTGTTCTTAACTTGGAG CATATCAAGGCAATTATCACAGCTGAGGAG GTATTGTTGAGAGATCCAACAGATGAAAATGTGATCCCTGTTGTCGAGGAACTGCAAAGGCGGTTGCCTCAATCAAGTGCCGGTCTTCAACAGCAAGATGGAAAAGAGTACCTTGGTGGCCAAAATGATACTGAAGCAGCTGAAGATGATG AGTCACCCTTTGAATTCCGGGCCCTGGAAGTTGCTTTAGAAGCCATTTGCAGTTTTCTTGCTGCACGTACTACAGAATTGGAGATGGCTGCTTATCCTGCACTAGATGAACTTACCTCCAAg ATTAGTAGTCGTAATTTGGACAGAGTTCGTAAACTGAAGAGTGCAATGACAAGGCTGACGGCTAGAGTACAAAAG GTCAGAGATGAGCTGGAACAATTgctggatgatgatgatgatatggcTGACCTATACCTGTCAAGAAAAGCTGGTTCATTATCACCAGTCAGTGGAACTGGTGCTTCAAATTGGTTTGCTTCCTCCCCCACCTTAGGATCAAGGATATCTAGGGCAAGTAGAGCAAGTCTAGCAACAGTCCGTTTAGATGAAAATGATGTGGAAGAGCTTGAAATGTTACTAGAG GCTTATTTTAGTGAAATTGATCATACGATGAACAAATTAACCACA cTGAGAGAGTACATTGATGATACTGAAGATTATATTAATATTCAA CTTGACAGCCATCGTAATCAGCTCATTCAG TTAGAACTCTTTCTTAGCTCTGGAACTGTTTGCCTATCTTTCTACTCTTTGGTGACTGCTATATTTGGCATGAATATCCCATACACTTGGAACGACAACCATGATTACATGTTCAAATGG GTAGTTATTGTCTCGGGAGTACTTTCTGCTGTGATGTTTGTCATAATTACAGCCTATGCTCGCAATAAGGGATTAGTTGGATCGTGA
- the LOC106769630 gene encoding uncharacterized protein LOC106769630 isoform X3, producing MAKISVATALRTLFTVVGLLMLATLLYTLFTDGLPFRKELLTPWMRATLIDFYINVVALGIWVAYKESNLIRSILWIILLVCLGSIATSAYIVVQFLKLSSQESSQDPMYYVLLRHPNKNGTAPQRKHSSVMTLRILFSILGVVMLGTLVYTLVTDGSPFRMELFTPWLIATLVDFYINVVALAVWVAYKESSWISAVFWIILLICFGSITTCFYIAWQLFQISAQDPAYLVLVQHGDSLLRSVNIIIGQKTNIRGFLVRQHSNGVHEPKA from the exons ATGGCGAAAATTTCAGTGGCAACCGCTTTGAGAACTCTATTCACTGTTGTGGGACTTCTCATGCTTGCTACCCTTCTTTACACTCTCTTCACCGATGGTCTTCCGTTTCGTAAAGAACTTCTCACACC GTGGATGCGAGCAACTTTGATTGATTTCTATATCAACGTTGTAGCTTTGGGT ATCTGGGTTGCTTACAAGGAATCAAACTTGATTAGGTCAATTCTGTGGATTATTTTGCTTGTTTGCCTTGGAAG CATTGCTACATCTGCCTATATTGTCGTGCAATTTTTGAAGCTGTCATCTCAAGAATCTTCACAGGATCCTATGTATTATGTTCTGTTGCGGCATCCGAATAA GAATGGCACAGCACCACAAAGAAAGCATTCTTCGGTCATGACCCTAAGAATACTTTTCAGCATTTTGGGGGTTGTCATGCTTGGAACTTTGGTGTACACTCTTGTCACTGATGGTTCACCTTTCCGAATGGAGCTTTTTACTCC GTGGTTGATAGCAACACTAGTTGACTTCTACATCAATGTTGTGGCTCTAGCA GTCTGGGTTGCCTACAAAGAATCTAGTTGGATTTCTGCAGTCTTCTGGATAATTCTATTAATATGTTTTGGCAG CATTACTACTTGCTTCTACATCGCATGGCAGCTGTTTCAGATATCTGCTCAAGATCCTGCTTACCTTGTTTTAGTGCAACACGGGGACAG TTTACTCAGAAgtgttaatattataataggtcagaaaacaaatataaggGGATTTCTGGTGAGACAACATAGCAATGGTGTTCATGAACCAAAGGCAT GA
- the LOC106769630 gene encoding uncharacterized protein LOC106769630 isoform X2 has protein sequence MAKISVATALRTLFTVVGLLMLATLLYTLFTDGLPFRKELLTPWMRATLIDFYINVVALGIWVAYKESNLIRSILWIILLVCLGSIATSAYIVVQFLKLSSQESSQDPMYYVLLRHPNKNGTAPQRKHSSVMTLRILFSILGVVMLGTLVYTLVTDGSPFRMELFTPWLIATLVDFYINVVALAVWVAYKESSWISAVFWIILLICFGSITTCFYIAWQLFQISAQDPAYLVLVQHGDSLLRSVNIIIGQKTNIRGFLVRQHSNGVHEPKEIKKGMG, from the exons ATGGCGAAAATTTCAGTGGCAACCGCTTTGAGAACTCTATTCACTGTTGTGGGACTTCTCATGCTTGCTACCCTTCTTTACACTCTCTTCACCGATGGTCTTCCGTTTCGTAAAGAACTTCTCACACC GTGGATGCGAGCAACTTTGATTGATTTCTATATCAACGTTGTAGCTTTGGGT ATCTGGGTTGCTTACAAGGAATCAAACTTGATTAGGTCAATTCTGTGGATTATTTTGCTTGTTTGCCTTGGAAG CATTGCTACATCTGCCTATATTGTCGTGCAATTTTTGAAGCTGTCATCTCAAGAATCTTCACAGGATCCTATGTATTATGTTCTGTTGCGGCATCCGAATAA GAATGGCACAGCACCACAAAGAAAGCATTCTTCGGTCATGACCCTAAGAATACTTTTCAGCATTTTGGGGGTTGTCATGCTTGGAACTTTGGTGTACACTCTTGTCACTGATGGTTCACCTTTCCGAATGGAGCTTTTTACTCC GTGGTTGATAGCAACACTAGTTGACTTCTACATCAATGTTGTGGCTCTAGCA GTCTGGGTTGCCTACAAAGAATCTAGTTGGATTTCTGCAGTCTTCTGGATAATTCTATTAATATGTTTTGGCAG CATTACTACTTGCTTCTACATCGCATGGCAGCTGTTTCAGATATCTGCTCAAGATCCTGCTTACCTTGTTTTAGTGCAACACGGGGACAG TTTACTCAGAAgtgttaatattataataggtcagaaaacaaatataaggGGATTTCTGGTGAGACAACATAGCAATGGTGTTCATGAACCAAAG GAAATTAAAAAAGGTATGGGATAA